Proteins from one Paracoccus aminovorans genomic window:
- a CDS encoding LLM class flavin-dependent oxidoreductase gives MKKIGFLSFGHWSDERAAATRSAQDTLLQSIDLAVAAEELGADGAYFRVHHFARQLASPFPLLAAVGARTSTIEIGTAVIDMRYENPFYMAEDAGSADLISQGRLQLGISRGSPEQVIDGWRHFGYRPAEDESDADMARRHAEVFLQLLEGKGFAQPNPRPMFPNPPGLLRLEPHSPGLIDRIWWGAASNATAQWAARLGMNLQSSTLKDDENGKPFHVQQAEQIRAYRAAWAEAGHARTPRVSVSRSIFALTDDRDRMYFGRGGKESDQIGFIEETRSVFGRGYTGEPDRLVEELRRDEGIAEADTLLLTVPNTLGVDYNVHVIENILKHVAPALGWR, from the coding sequence ATGAAGAAAATCGGCTTTCTGTCCTTTGGCCACTGGTCCGACGAACGCGCGGCGGCCACCCGCAGCGCCCAGGACACGCTGCTGCAATCCATCGACCTTGCCGTCGCGGCCGAGGAGTTGGGCGCGGACGGCGCCTATTTCCGGGTGCACCACTTCGCACGCCAGCTGGCCTCGCCCTTTCCGCTGCTGGCGGCGGTGGGCGCGCGGACCAGCACCATCGAGATCGGCACCGCCGTCATCGACATGCGCTATGAAAATCCGTTCTACATGGCCGAGGACGCAGGCAGTGCCGACCTCATCTCGCAGGGGCGGCTGCAACTGGGCATCTCGCGCGGCTCGCCCGAGCAGGTGATCGACGGCTGGCGGCATTTCGGCTATCGCCCGGCCGAGGACGAAAGCGATGCCGACATGGCGCGGCGCCATGCCGAGGTGTTCCTGCAGTTGCTCGAAGGCAAGGGCTTCGCCCAGCCGAACCCGCGCCCGATGTTCCCGAACCCGCCCGGTCTGCTGCGGCTCGAACCGCATTCGCCCGGGCTCATCGACCGCATCTGGTGGGGCGCGGCGTCGAACGCCACGGCGCAATGGGCGGCGCGGCTGGGCATGAACCTGCAAAGCTCGACCCTGAAGGACGACGAGAACGGCAAGCCCTTCCACGTCCAGCAGGCCGAGCAGATCCGCGCCTATCGCGCCGCCTGGGCCGAAGCTGGGCATGCGCGCACGCCCCGCGTCTCGGTCAGCCGCTCGATCTTCGCGCTGACCGACGACCGCGACCGCATGTATTTCGGCCGCGGCGGCAAGGAGTCCGACCAGATCGGCTTCATCGAAGAGACCCGCTCGGTCTTCGGCCGCGGCTATACCGGCGAACCGGACCGCCTGGTCGAGGAGCTGCGTCGCGACGAAGGCATCGCCGAGGCCGACACCCTGCTGCTGACGGTGCCGAACACGCTGGGCGTCGACTACAACGTCCATGTGATCGAGAACATCCTGAAGCATGTCGCCCCGGCCCTGGGTTGGCGCTGA
- a CDS encoding bile acid:sodium symporter family protein, producing the protein MNALKRIGIDSYMLLLLATVALGLLLPARGFAAEALRLTTWWAVVLLFFLYGAKLDPASIRAGLLNWRLQGLTFGATYALFPLLGLALAAVFGGVLGPELTLGLLFLAVLPSTVQSSIAFTSIAGGNVPAAICAASLSNLIGVALTPLLVTRILHQEGAAVSLDAVEKIAMQILLPFVVGQVLRPWIGDFVRRHRLLTMVVDRGSILLIVYSAFGAGTVAGVWSSIPASGLVLCFLVVALLLALAMGIMVAAGRISRLPPADQAVLFFCGSTKSLASGLPIASAIFPAATVGATVLPVMIYHMTQLLVCSAVAQRYARARA; encoded by the coding sequence ATGAACGCGCTGAAACGGATCGGCATCGACAGCTACATGCTGCTTCTGCTCGCCACGGTGGCGCTTGGCCTGCTGCTGCCGGCCCGCGGCTTCGCGGCCGAGGCGCTGCGGCTGACGACATGGTGGGCGGTGGTGCTGCTGTTCTTCCTCTACGGCGCCAAGCTGGACCCGGCCTCGATCCGTGCCGGGCTGCTGAACTGGCGCTTGCAGGGGCTGACTTTCGGTGCCACCTATGCGCTGTTCCCGCTGCTGGGTCTGGCGCTGGCCGCGGTCTTCGGCGGCGTGCTGGGGCCGGAACTGACGCTGGGGCTGCTGTTCCTGGCCGTGCTGCCCTCGACGGTGCAAAGCTCGATCGCCTTCACCTCGATCGCCGGCGGCAACGTGCCGGCGGCGATCTGCGCGGCGTCGCTGTCGAACCTGATTGGCGTGGCGCTGACGCCGCTGCTGGTCACCCGCATCCTGCACCAGGAAGGCGCCGCGGTCAGCCTCGACGCGGTGGAAAAGATCGCGATGCAGATCCTTTTGCCCTTCGTCGTCGGCCAGGTGCTGCGGCCCTGGATCGGTGACTTCGTGCGGCGCCACCGGCTGCTGACCATGGTGGTGGACCGCGGCTCGATCCTGCTGATCGTCTATTCGGCCTTCGGCGCCGGCACGGTGGCGGGCGTCTGGTCCAGCATCCCGGCTTCGGGCCTGGTGCTGTGCTTCCTGGTGGTGGCGCTGCTGCTGGCGCTGGCCATGGGCATCATGGTCGCCGCGGGCCGCATCTCCCGGCTGCCGCCCGCCGACCAGGCGGTGCTGTTCTTCTGCGGCTCGACGAAAAGCCTCGCCTCGGGCCTGCCCATCGCCTCTGCGATCTTCCCGGCGGCGACGGTGGGCGCCACCGTGCTGCCGGTGATGATCTATCACATGACCCAGCTTCTGGTCTGCTCGGCAGTGGCGCAACGCTACGCCCGGGCGCGCGCCTAA
- a CDS encoding ring-cleaving dioxygenase has translation MQLTGIHHLTAITADAPGNRRFYTDTLGLRLVKKTVNQDDTSAYHLFYADGLAQPGTDLTFFDWPASGERRGTHSISRTGLRIGGDSFDFWAARLGDAGLTRGKPGTLDGRSVLDFEDPEGQRFRLTEDEAGAASAPWEKSPVPAQHQIHGLGPITISVPDLAPTDRVLTQAMDLRKVRDYASPDGQGAVHVYEMGAGGPSAELHVAVQPDLPVARQGAGGVHHVAFRVPDKPAIREWALRLNRMRVPNSGEVERYYFRSLYFREPGGNLFEIASDEPGFAVDEPLDRLGESLSLPPFLESRRAQIEAGLRPLD, from the coding sequence ATGCAGCTCACCGGAATTCACCACCTGACGGCGATCACCGCCGATGCGCCCGGCAACCGGCGGTTCTATACCGACACGCTGGGGCTTCGGCTGGTCAAGAAGACCGTCAACCAGGACGATACCAGCGCCTATCATCTGTTCTATGCCGATGGGCTGGCGCAGCCCGGCACCGATCTGACCTTCTTCGATTGGCCCGCGTCGGGCGAGCGGCGCGGCACCCATTCGATCAGCCGCACCGGCCTGCGGATCGGCGGGGACAGTTTCGATTTCTGGGCCGCGCGGCTTGGCGATGCCGGCCTGACCCGAGGCAAGCCCGGCACGCTCGACGGCCGCAGTGTGCTGGATTTCGAGGACCCCGAGGGCCAGCGCTTCCGACTGACCGAGGATGAAGCGGGTGCCGCATCCGCACCCTGGGAGAAAAGCCCGGTCCCGGCGCAGCACCAGATCCACGGGCTGGGGCCGATCACCATCTCGGTGCCCGACCTGGCGCCGACGGACCGGGTGCTGACGCAGGCGATGGACCTGCGCAAGGTCCGGGACTATGCCAGCCCGGACGGGCAGGGCGCGGTCCATGTCTATGAAATGGGCGCGGGCGGGCCGTCGGCGGAACTGCATGTCGCAGTGCAGCCCGACCTGCCCGTGGCGCGCCAGGGCGCCGGGGGCGTGCACCACGTCGCCTTCCGGGTGCCGGACAAGCCGGCGATCCGCGAATGGGCGCTGCGGCTGAACCGGATGCGGGTGCCGAACTCGGGCGAGGTCGAGCGTTACTATTTCCGCTCGCTCTATTTCCGCGAACCGGGCGGCAACCTGTTCGAGATCGCCAGCGACGAGCCCGGCTTTGCCGTGGACGAGCCGCTGGACCGGCTGGGCGAAAGCCTGTCGCTGCCGCCCTTCCTGGAGAGCCGCCGGGCGCAGATCGAGGCGGGGTTGCGGCCGCTGGACTAA
- a CDS encoding DUF1801 domain-containing protein yields MSEPETGRSASERIDARIAELGDWRAETLARVRRLIRAADPEVVEEWKWRGVPVWSHHGIICTGETYRQVVKLTFARGAALEDPAGLFNASLDGNTRRAIDLREGEQADAEALTALVRAAIALNGEKTKGRSR; encoded by the coding sequence ATGAGCGAGCCGGAGACAGGACGATCCGCCTCGGAACGGATCGACGCGCGGATCGCGGAACTCGGCGACTGGCGCGCCGAAACGCTGGCCCGGGTGCGCCGCCTGATCCGCGCGGCCGATCCCGAGGTGGTCGAGGAATGGAAATGGCGCGGCGTGCCGGTCTGGTCGCATCACGGCATCATTTGCACCGGCGAGACCTATCGGCAGGTGGTCAAGCTGACCTTCGCCCGCGGCGCGGCGCTGGAGGATCCGGCGGGGCTGTTCAACGCCAGCCTGGACGGCAACACGCGCCGCGCCATCGACCTGCGCGAGGGCGAACAGGCCGATGCCGAGGCGCTGACGGCGCTGGTCCGCGCCGCGATCGCGCTGAATGGCGAAAAGACGAAAGGGCGGTCGAGGTGA
- a CDS encoding LysR family transcriptional regulator, with protein sequence MRYDLDDLETFLTVMELGTVTAAAARLNLSKSVVSKRITDLESTLGAALFRRNAGRIIPTEAALRLAERLRPALSELVAAAESTAWDMDGVAPLRGSLSIAAPMSFGVLHLGPIIARFAEANPELDIAVDYDDRTRDLAREGFDVGIRVGKTRDKALMQRKLCEDESVAVAAPAYLERMGRPRTLAQLRDHQVIGYSHVPNSQLWQFQDRDRFVSPLVAGRISLNNGEAIRCMAMQGLGLAMLPGFIAAPALAEGRLERVLADYPTRPLPIVAVWPPVSPMPAKLRRFVDHLAGALKNPPWRTEPKE encoded by the coding sequence ATGCGCTACGACCTCGACGATCTTGAGACCTTCCTGACGGTGATGGAGCTCGGCACGGTGACCGCGGCGGCCGCGCGGCTGAACCTGTCGAAATCCGTGGTCAGCAAGCGGATCACCGACCTGGAATCCACCCTGGGCGCGGCGCTGTTTCGCCGCAACGCCGGCCGCATCATCCCGACCGAGGCCGCGCTGCGCCTGGCCGAGCGGCTGCGCCCGGCGCTGTCCGAGCTGGTGGCGGCGGCGGAAAGCACCGCCTGGGACATGGACGGCGTGGCGCCCCTGCGCGGCAGCCTCTCGATCGCCGCGCCGATGAGCTTCGGCGTGCTGCATCTGGGCCCGATCATCGCCCGCTTCGCCGAGGCCAATCCCGAACTGGACATCGCGGTCGACTACGACGACCGCACCCGAGATCTGGCGCGCGAGGGCTTCGACGTGGGCATCCGCGTCGGCAAGACCCGCGACAAGGCGCTGATGCAGCGCAAGCTGTGCGAGGACGAAAGCGTCGCCGTCGCCGCCCCCGCCTATTTGGAGCGCATGGGCCGGCCCCGCACGCTGGCCCAGTTGCGCGACCATCAGGTGATCGGCTACAGCCATGTGCCCAATAGCCAGCTCTGGCAGTTCCAGGACCGCGACCGCTTCGTCTCGCCCCTGGTCGCCGGGCGGATCTCGCTCAACAACGGCGAGGCGATCCGCTGCATGGCGATGCAGGGGCTGGGTCTTGCCATGCTGCCGGGCTTCATCGCCGCGCCGGCGCTGGCCGAAGGCCGGCTCGAGCGCGTGCTTGCTGATTACCCTACCCGCCCGCTGCCGATCGTGGCGGTGTGGCCGCCCGTTTCCCCCATGCCCGCCAAGCTGCGGCGCTTCGTCGACCATCTGGCCGGCGCGTTGAAGAACCCGCCCTGGCGGACGGAACCCAAGGAATGA
- a CDS encoding metal ABC transporter permease: MIDQLLLPFQFGFMQNAFLISAIVAVPTALLSCFLVLKGWALMGDAVSHAVLPGVVLAYILGFPLILGAFAAGMVTALATGYLADNSRVKKDTVMGVVFSGMFGLGIVLYTSIASDVHLDHILFGNMLGVGAADLRTALWIGAPVSLVLLLKWKDLMLHAFDPAQARASGLPVGLLHYGLLTILSLTIVATMAATGLILAVGLLIAPGAIAFLLARSFGRMLAVAVAVCMAAMLTGAYASFFLDSAPAPTVILILTAIFVAAFVRRTWQVKRATAAL, translated from the coding sequence ATGATCGACCAGCTCCTGCTGCCGTTCCAGTTCGGCTTCATGCAGAACGCCTTCCTGATCTCGGCCATCGTCGCGGTCCCGACGGCGCTGCTGTCCTGCTTCCTGGTGCTGAAGGGCTGGGCGCTGATGGGCGACGCGGTCAGCCACGCGGTGCTGCCGGGCGTGGTGCTGGCCTATATCCTCGGCTTTCCGCTGATCCTGGGCGCCTTCGCGGCCGGGATGGTGACGGCGCTGGCCACCGGATACCTGGCGGACAACAGCCGCGTGAAGAAGGACACGGTCATGGGCGTCGTCTTCTCGGGCATGTTCGGGCTGGGGATCGTCCTCTACACCTCGATCGCCTCGGACGTGCACCTGGACCATATCCTGTTCGGCAACATGCTGGGCGTGGGCGCCGCGGACCTGCGCACCGCCCTGTGGATCGGGGCGCCGGTGTCGCTGGTGCTGCTGCTGAAATGGAAGGACCTGATGCTGCACGCCTTCGATCCGGCGCAGGCGCGGGCGTCGGGCCTGCCGGTGGGGTTGCTGCATTATGGGTTGCTGACGATCCTGTCGCTGACCATCGTCGCCACCATGGCGGCGACGGGGCTGATCCTGGCGGTCGGGCTGCTGATCGCGCCGGGCGCCATCGCCTTCCTGCTGGCGCGCAGCTTCGGCCGCATGCTGGCGGTGGCGGTGGCGGTCTGCATGGCGGCGATGCTGACCGGGGCCTATGCCAGCTTCTTCCTGGACAGCGCGCCGGCGCCGACGGTCATCCTGATCCTGACCGCGATCTTCGTCGCCGCCTTTGTTCGGCGGACATGGCAGGTGAAGCGTGCCACGGCCGCCCTGTGA
- the nrdE gene encoding class 1b ribonucleoside-diphosphate reductase subunit alpha produces MLDDGVKAELDYHALNAMLNLYDGEGRIRFDADRKAARQYFLQHVNQNTVFFHNLDEKLRYLVDEGYYEPEVLDQYSKNFQRAIWDAAYQKKFRFPTFLGAFKYYTSYTLKTRDGQRYLERYEDRVVMVALALARGDEGLAMRFMDEILSGRFQPATPTFLNAGKKSRGELISCFLLRLEDNMESIGRSINSALQLSKRGGGVALMLTNLREAGAPIKGIENQSSGVIPVMKLLEDSFSYANQLGARQGAGAVYLNAHHPDILRFLDTKRENADEKIRIKTLSLGVVIPDVTFELAKRNEDMYLFSPHDIQKVYGVPFSEISVTEKYAEMVDDKRIKKRKINARAFFQTLAEIQFESGYPYIMFEDTVNRANPVHGRITMSNLCSEILQVNEASEFNEDLSYSHLGTDISCNLGSLNIAATMDGPDLGATVEAAIRALTAVSEMSAIDAVPSIRRGNDEAHAVGLGQMNLHGFLARERIHYGSPEGVEFTGVYFAAVAYHAIRASNLLAQEHGSTFKDFEKSKYADGSFFDKYTERDWLPTLPDVTRVFENVTLPTREDWATLKASVMQHGLYNRNLQAVPPTGSISYINNSTSSIHPIVAKIEIRKEGKIGRVYYPAAFMSNENIEFYRDAYEIGPEAIIDTYAAATEHVDQGLSLTLFFPAEATTRDINRAQIYAWKKGIKTIYYIRLRQTALEGTEVQGCVSCTL; encoded by the coding sequence ATGCTTGACGATGGCGTAAAGGCCGAGTTGGACTATCACGCGCTGAACGCGATGCTGAACCTCTATGACGGCGAGGGCCGCATCCGCTTCGACGCGGATCGCAAGGCGGCGCGGCAGTATTTCCTGCAGCACGTCAACCAGAACACCGTCTTTTTCCACAATCTGGACGAAAAGCTGCGCTATCTGGTCGACGAGGGCTATTACGAGCCCGAGGTGCTGGACCAGTATTCCAAGAACTTCCAGCGCGCGATCTGGGATGCCGCCTATCAGAAGAAGTTCCGTTTCCCGACCTTCCTGGGCGCGTTCAAGTATTACACCAGCTACACGCTGAAGACTCGCGACGGCCAGCGCTACCTGGAACGCTATGAGGACCGCGTGGTCATGGTCGCCCTGGCGCTGGCGCGCGGCGACGAGGGCCTGGCGATGCGCTTCATGGACGAGATCCTGTCCGGTCGCTTCCAGCCAGCGACGCCGACCTTCCTCAACGCCGGCAAGAAGTCGCGTGGCGAGTTGATCTCGTGCTTCCTGCTGCGGCTGGAAGACAACATGGAATCCATCGGCCGCTCGATCAACTCGGCCCTGCAACTGTCGAAGCGCGGCGGCGGCGTGGCGCTGATGCTAACCAACCTGCGTGAGGCGGGCGCACCGATCAAGGGCATCGAGAACCAGTCCTCGGGTGTCATCCCGGTGATGAAACTGCTGGAGGATTCGTTCAGCTATGCCAATCAGCTGGGCGCGCGTCAGGGCGCGGGCGCGGTCTATCTGAACGCGCATCACCCGGACATCCTGCGCTTCCTCGACACCAAGCGCGAGAACGCCGACGAGAAGATCCGCATCAAGACGCTGAGCCTGGGCGTGGTGATCCCGGACGTGACCTTCGAACTGGCGAAGCGCAACGAGGACATGTACCTGTTCTCGCCGCACGACATCCAGAAGGTCTATGGCGTGCCTTTCTCGGAAATCTCGGTGACCGAGAAATATGCCGAGATGGTGGACGACAAGCGCATCAAGAAGCGCAAGATCAACGCCCGCGCATTTTTCCAGACCCTGGCCGAGATCCAGTTCGAAAGCGGCTATCCCTACATCATGTTCGAGGACACGGTGAACCGCGCCAACCCGGTGCATGGCCGCATCACCATGTCGAACCTGTGCAGCGAGATCCTGCAGGTCAACGAGGCCAGCGAGTTCAACGAGGATCTGAGCTATTCCCACCTGGGCACTGATATTTCGTGCAATCTCGGCTCGCTGAACATCGCCGCGACCATGGACGGCCCGGACCTGGGCGCCACCGTCGAGGCGGCGATCCGCGCCTTGACCGCGGTGTCGGAAATGTCGGCCATCGACGCCGTGCCCTCGATCCGGCGCGGCAATGACGAGGCCCATGCCGTGGGCCTGGGCCAGATGAACCTGCACGGCTTCCTGGCCCGCGAGCGCATCCATTACGGCAGCCCCGAGGGGGTCGAGTTCACCGGCGTCTATTTCGCCGCGGTGGCCTATCACGCCATCCGGGCCTCGAATCTGCTGGCGCAGGAGCATGGCAGCACCTTCAAGGATTTCGAGAAGTCGAAATACGCCGACGGCTCGTTCTTCGACAAATATACCGAGCGCGACTGGCTGCCGACCCTGCCGGACGTGACGCGGGTGTTCGAGAACGTCACCCTGCCCACCCGCGAGGATTGGGCGACGCTGAAGGCCTCGGTCATGCAGCACGGGCTTTACAACCGCAACCTGCAGGCGGTGCCGCCGACCGGCTCGATCAGCTATATCAACAACTCGACCAGCTCGATCCACCCGATCGTCGCCAAGATCGAGATCCGCAAGGAAGGCAAGATCGGCCGGGTCTATTATCCTGCCGCCTTCATGTCGAACGAGAACATCGAGTTCTATCGCGACGCCTATGAGATCGGCCCCGAAGCGATCATCGACACCTATGCCGCCGCGACCGAGCATGTCGACCAGGGCCTGTCGCTGACGCTGTTCTTCCCGGCCGAAGCGACGACGCGCGACATCAACCGCGCCCAGATCTATGCCTGGAAGAAGGGCATCAAGACGATCTATTACATCCGGCTGCGCCAGACCGCGCTGGAAGGCACCGAGGTGCAGGGCTGCGTTTCCTGCACGCTTTGA
- the nrdF gene encoding class 1b ribonucleoside-diphosphate reductase subunit beta, translating to MKDHAVRTPLRAINWNRLEDEKDLEVWNRLTVNFWLPEKVPLSNDVQSWATLRPAERELTIRVFTGLTLLDTVQNTIGAPSMMPDALTPHEEAVLSNISFMEAVHARSYSSIFSTLCLTKEVDEAFRWAEENPHLQAKAHTVVEKYKAGADPLKRKIASVFLESFLFYSGFYLPMYWSSRAKLTNTADLIRLIIRDEAVHGYYIGYKYQRGLEKLGAARQQELKDFAFSLIFDLYDIESKYTAELYDGIGLTEDVKAFLHYNANKALQNLGYEALFPPAACEVNPAILAALSPDSENHDFFSGSGSSYVIGKAVATEDDDWDF from the coding sequence ATGAAGGATCATGCCGTGCGGACGCCTTTGCGCGCGATCAACTGGAACCGGCTGGAGGACGAGAAGGACCTGGAGGTTTGGAACCGCCTGACCGTCAACTTCTGGCTGCCGGAGAAGGTGCCGCTGTCGAACGACGTGCAGAGCTGGGCCACGCTGCGGCCGGCCGAGCGCGAGCTGACCATCCGGGTCTTTACCGGGCTGACGCTGCTCGACACGGTGCAGAACACCATCGGCGCGCCCTCGATGATGCCCGATGCGCTGACCCCGCATGAGGAAGCGGTGCTGTCGAACATCAGCTTCATGGAGGCGGTGCATGCGCGGTCCTATAGCTCGATCTTTTCGACGCTGTGCCTGACCAAGGAGGTGGACGAGGCTTTTCGCTGGGCCGAGGAGAACCCGCATCTGCAGGCCAAGGCTCATACGGTGGTCGAGAAATACAAGGCCGGCGCCGATCCCTTGAAGCGCAAGATCGCCTCGGTCTTCCTGGAGAGTTTCCTGTTCTATTCCGGCTTCTACCTGCCCATGTACTGGTCCAGCCGCGCCAAGCTGACCAATACCGCCGATCTGATCCGCCTGATCATCCGCGACGAGGCGGTGCACGGCTATTACATCGGTTACAAGTACCAGCGCGGGCTGGAGAAGCTGGGCGCCGCCAGGCAGCAGGAGTTGAAGGATTTTGCCTTTTCGCTGATCTTCGATCTCTACGACATCGAATCGAAATATACCGCCGAGCTTTACGACGGCATCGGCCTGACCGAGGATGTGAAGGCCTTTTTGCACTACAATGCGAACAAGGCCTTGCAGAACCTTGGTTACGAAGCGCTTTTCCCGCCGGCCGCCTGCGAGGTGAACCCGGCGATCCTGGCCGCGCTGTCGCCCGACAGCGAGAACCACGACTTCTTTTCCGGTTCCGGATCGAGCTATGTCATCGGCAAGGCCGTGGCGACCGAAGACGACGACTGGGACTTTTAG
- the nrdI gene encoding class Ib ribonucleoside-diphosphate reductase assembly flavoprotein NrdI: MGGPTGRLVYFSSASGNTARFVARLGRPACRIPISPRDPMPAPDLPYVLICPTYADGEGRGAVPKQVIHFLNDPDRRALLRGVIAAGNRNFGATYALSGRVISTKCNVPVLYRFELAGTDLDISRVHAGLSEFWGTECLTMA, translated from the coding sequence ATGGGCGGGCCGACGGGCAGACTGGTCTATTTCTCCTCGGCTTCGGGGAATACGGCGCGCTTCGTGGCCCGGCTCGGCCGGCCCGCCTGCCGCATCCCGATCTCGCCCAGGGACCCGATGCCTGCGCCCGATCTGCCCTATGTGCTGATCTGCCCGACCTATGCCGATGGCGAGGGGCGGGGCGCGGTGCCCAAGCAGGTCATCCATTTCCTGAACGATCCCGACCGCCGCGCCCTGCTGCGCGGCGTCATCGCCGCCGGCAACCGGAATTTCGGCGCCACCTATGCGCTGTCTGGTCGGGTGATTTCCACCAAATGCAACGTTCCCGTGCTGTATCGTTTCGAGCTGGCGGGGACCGATCTGGATATTTCCCGCGTGCATGCGGGGCTAAGCGAATTCTGGGGGACGGAATGCTTGACGATGGCGTAA
- the nrdH gene encoding glutaredoxin-like protein NrdH: MTITVYSKPACVQCTATTRALDARGLDYHLVDLTEDDSALELVTSLGYRQAPVVVAGEAHWAGFRPDMIGRLS, translated from the coding sequence ATGACCATCACCGTTTATTCCAAGCCCGCCTGCGTGCAATGCACCGCCACCACCCGCGCCCTGGATGCGCGCGGTCTCGACTACCACCTGGTGGACCTGACCGAGGACGACTCGGCGCTGGAACTGGTCACCTCGCTCGGCTATCGCCAGGCGCCGGTCGTCGTCGCCGGCGAGGCGCATTGGGCCGGCTTCCGCCCGGACATGATCGGCCGCCTGTCGTAA
- a CDS encoding NADPH-dependent FMN reductase, whose protein sequence is MTQPNIAIIIGSTRDTRFADKPAAWLLENAQKRDDMRFELVDLRDYDLPLFNEAASNLWMPSSDPRAVKWQQKLAEFDGFIFLTAEYNHSVTGSLKNALDQAYKEWNHKPAAAMGYGGVGAARAIEHLRGIAVELQMVPLRNAVHLGGGDFFKVSPLGANGPMSEVEANLKPALDAMLDELLWWTEATMAQRAKTA, encoded by the coding sequence ATGACCCAACCGAACATCGCCATCATCATCGGCTCGACCCGCGACACGCGCTTCGCCGACAAACCCGCCGCCTGGCTGCTGGAAAACGCGCAAAAGCGCGACGACATGCGCTTCGAACTCGTGGACCTGCGCGACTACGACCTGCCGCTGTTCAACGAGGCGGCCTCGAACCTGTGGATGCCGTCCTCGGACCCGCGCGCGGTGAAATGGCAGCAGAAGCTGGCCGAGTTCGACGGATTCATCTTCCTGACCGCCGAATACAACCACTCGGTCACCGGTTCGCTGAAGAACGCGCTGGATCAGGCCTACAAGGAATGGAACCATAAGCCGGCCGCGGCCATGGGCTATGGCGGCGTCGGTGCGGCCCGCGCCATCGAGCACCTGCGCGGCATCGCCGTGGAATTGCAGATGGTGCCGCTGCGAAATGCCGTGCATCTGGGCGGCGGCGATTTCTTCAAGGTCTCGCCGCTGGGCGCCAACGGCCCGATGTCCGAGGTCGAGGCGAACCTGAAGCCGGCGCTGGATGCGATGCTGGACGAATTGCTCTGGTGGACCGAGGCGACCATGGCGCAGCGCGCCAAGACCGCCTGA